A genomic region of Arachis hypogaea cultivar Tifrunner chromosome 5, arahy.Tifrunner.gnm2.J5K5, whole genome shotgun sequence contains the following coding sequences:
- the LOC112801157 gene encoding uncharacterized protein, translating to MLRLWMGYLKLVELFVSSLVHLLYGFYIFSSAVAGDLSESLNEILYQKPKKIVDVVNRVNEKRIISADEGNSVASTNGDDLPPIVLVHGIFGFGKGKLGALSYFAGAEKKDERVLVPDLGSLTSVHDRARELFYYLKGGQVDYGEEHSKACGHSQFGRIYEQGHYPEWDEDHPIHFVGHSAGAQVVRVMQQMLADKAFKGYENTSEHWVLSLTALSGALNGTTRTYLDGMRPEDGVSLKNVCLLQICRIGVLIYDWFDIPWLKNYYNFGFDHFNMSWKKAGISGLVDCLLGNAGPFASGDWILPDLTIQGTMKLNSQLRTFPDTYYFSYATKRTRKVRGITVPSGILGIHPLLFVRVLQMSQWTYPPNAPLPYKGYRDEDWHDNDGAMNTISMTHPRLPIEHPSHFVENDSDCQPLEPGIWYYKYVEGDHIQFIINRERAGVQFDLIYDSIFERCRKHVFRKKLPTVPNEVHH from the exons atgttgaGGTTATGGATGGGATATCTGAAGCTGGTGGAACTGTTTGTGAGCTCTTTGGTTCATTTGCTTTATGGATTCTACATTTTCAGCTCAGCTGTTGCTGGAGATTTATCTGAGTCGCTCAATGAAATTCTGTACCAAAAGCCAAAGAAGATTGTTGATGTCGTCAATAGGGTCAATGAGAAGAGAATAATTTCTGCTGATGAAGGAAACAGTGTTGCTTCTACCAATGGTGATGATCTCCCTCCTATTGTTCTTGTTCATGGGATTTTTGGATTTGGCAAAGGG AAATTGGGTGCTTTGTCATACTTTGCTGGggcagagaagaaagatgaaaggGTTCTGGTTCCGGATTTGGGGTCTTTAACCAGCGTCCATGATAG ggCACGAGAATTGTTCTATTATTTGAAGGGTGGCCAAGTTGATTATGGAGAAGAGCACAGCAAGGCTTGTGGACACTCTCAATTTGGAAGAATTTATGAACAAG GGCACTACCCTGAATGGGACGAGGATCACCCTATTCACTTTGTTGGACACTCGGCTGGAGCACAAGTTGTTCGTGTCATGCAACAAATGCTTGCTGATAAG GCATTCAAGGGATATGAAAATACATCAGAACACTGGGTATTGAGCCTAACAGCATTATCTGGAGCGTTAAATGGCACTACAAGAACCTACTTAGACGGCATGCG GCCAGAAGATGGAGTATCATTGAAAAATGTTTGCCTGCTACAAATTTGCCGCATTGGGGTGCTTATATATGATTGGTTCGACATTCCCTGGCTGAAGAATTACTATAACTTTGGCTTTGATCATTTCAACATGTCGTGGAAGAAGGCAGGGATATCCGGCCTTGTTGACTGCCTCCTGGGGAATGCTGGTCCATTTGCTTCAGGGGATTGGATCCTCCCTGACCTTACAATTCAAGGTACTATGAAACTAAACAGCCAACTACGCACATTTCCAGACACGTACTACTTCAGCTACGCTACAAAGCGTACCAGGAAGGTCCGGGGAATCACGGTTCCTTCAGGCATACTTGGAATTCACCCGCTACTCTTTGTCAGAGTTTTGCAAATGAGCCAGTGGACCTATCCTCCAAATGCTCCTCTCCCTTATAAAGGCTACAG AGATGAGGACTGGCATGACAATGATGGAGCGATGAACACAATATCTATGACTCATCCACGTCTCCCAATTGAACACCCCAGCCACTTTGTAGAAAACGATTCTGACTGCCAGCCCTTAGAACCTGGGATCTG GTACTACAAGTATGTTGAAGGTGATCACATACAATTCATTATTAACAGGGAGAGAGCAGGAGTGCAGTTTGATTTAATCTATGACAGCATTTTTGAACGCTgcaggaagcatgttttcagaaAGAAGCTTCCAACAGTGCCAAATGAAGTCCATCACTAG
- the LOC112801158 gene encoding uncharacterized protein, giving the protein MIAIWATYQYLVELVVSYLVHFLCEFYYFGLAFAGEISHALEEFSHFLRPNISNVGTGEETIPKTQSESKVDDDLPTIVWVHGFLGFGPFDKRRLGSLSNFAGAENEDQRVLVPYLGSLPSVYDRARELFYYLKGGQVDYGEEHSKTCGHSQFGRIYKRGHYPDWDEEHPIHFVGHSGGAQVVRVLQQMLADKAFKGYGNTSENWVLSITSLSGTFNGTTRTYIDGMEPGDGRSLKPICMLQLFRIAVIIYDWLDIWMLKKRYNFGLDHFDLSWRKKGILGIWKCLIGKEGPFCSGDWILPDLTIQGCIRLNKHIRTFPNTYYMSYATKRTWKLMGFTIHSSMVKITPLLFLRVLQMAQWCYPSHLTPPYKGYRDGDWQENDGAVNTISMTHPRFPIEHPNCFLQNDSSLIKPGIWYYKVVEGDHIPFIVNRKRAKPPFDVIFDTIFDCCRKMHIHRNK; this is encoded by the exons ATGATTGCAATTTGGGCTACTTATCAATACTTGGTGGAGCTAGTCGTGAGCTACTTGGTTCATTTTCTttgtgaattttattattttggctTAGCATTTGCTGGAGAAATCTCACATGCCCTTGAAGAGTTTTCGCATTTTCTTAGGCCTAACATCAGTAATGTTGGGACCGGAGAGGAAACAATACCTAAAACACAAAGTGAAAGCAAGGTTGATGATGATTTGCCTACTATTGTTTGGGTTCATGGGTTTTTGGGATTTGGGCCGTTTGACAAAAGG AGATTAGGTTCTTTATCAAACTTTGCTGGGGCAGAGAACGAAGATCAAAGGGTTCTTGTCCCTTATTTGGGGTCTTTACCCAGTGTTTATGATAG AGCACGGGAATTGTTCTATTATTTAAAAGGTGGCCAAGTTGATTATGGTGAAGAACACAGCAAAACTTGCGGGCACTCACAGTTTGGACGAATCTACAAAAGAG GGCACTACCCAGACTGGGACGAGGAACATCCTATTCACTTTGTTGGGCATTCAGGTGGAGCACAAGTTGTGCGTGTCTTGCAACAAATGCTTGCTGATAAG GCATTTAAGGGGTATGGAAACACCTCTGAGAACTGGGTATTAAGCATCACTTCACTATCAGGAACGTTTAATGGGACCACCAGAACTTACATTGATGGCATGGA GCCTGGAGATGGTAGATCATTGAAACCTATTTGCATGCTACAACTCTTTCGCATTGCGGTGATAATTTATGATTGGTTAGACATTTGGATGCTAAAGAAACGCTACAATTTTGGGTTGGATCACTTTGACTTGTCATGGAGAAAGAAGGGCATTTTGGGTATTTGGAAATGCCTAATAGGGAAAGAAGGTCCATTTTGTTCAGGGGATTGGATCCTCCCTGACCTCACAATTCAAGGGTGTATAAGACTGAACAAACATATACGTACATTCCCAAATACATACTACATGAGCTACGCTACAAAGCGTACGTGGAAGCTGATGggtttcacaattcattcaagcaTGGTCAAGATTACGCCATTGCTTTTCTTGAGGGTCTTGCAGATGGCTCAGTGGTGTTATCCTTCACACTTGACTCCACCTTATAAAGGCTACAG GGATGGTGATTGGCAGGAGAATGATGGAGCAGTAAACACAATATCAATGACACATCCTCGTTTCCCAATTGAACATCCCAATTGCTTCCTTCAAAACGATTCTTCACTCATCAAACCAGGCATCTG GTACTATAAGGTTGTGGAGGGTGATCATATACCGTTCATCGTGAATCGTAAGAGAGCAAAACCACCCTTTGATGTAATATTTGATACTATTTTCGATTGTTGTAGGAAAATGCATATACATAGGAACAAATAA
- the LOC112803422 gene encoding zinc finger BED domain-containing protein RICESLEEPER 2-like, translating into MVLEKQKKLNFPQSDSAEHPNVIGPMLVTPGGKYDHARQIEANAHWLMMHEHSFSIVEEFGFSLMIKCNNTAYEKIGRKMLKSNYLKVYEAEKKKLKASLKYVSKISLTTDSWKSQNQKIEYMVITGHYVDTNWILQKRVLSFVHVPPPRRGVDIADAIFKYLIEWGIESKIYSISVDNASYNDSCLRTLKDMISRHRKLLCGGKLFHVRCCAHILNLLIQDGLGEIAGTIENIRESVKFINQSEARLRTFSKIVQQLQLPGRKLILECPTRWNSTYQMISTALHFKEVFPRFQDREPNYRYLPDHEEWDKVKKIAKVLQVINCATNIISGSKYSTANLYLAEVFHIKLILDEAVNSGPFFIKEMAAKMKLKFDKYWSECNLLMAVATVLDPRCKLTGLKMCFQQIYRQEATRNTTLVHQILTEMYQEYVILSNEQEGSTSLSASGESSINSTMKSSNSSQTGWSIMINFVKDEEVVPTLKSELETYLDEQKYFQIKHDVTSFSALEWWKVNRRKYRILSRMAADVLAIPISTVASESTFSAGGRVIDTFRSSLSPTTVEALICGGDWLRVFYGLRNKSKVKDSSMKITLPI; encoded by the coding sequence ATGGtgttggaaaaacaaaaaaaattgaacttcCCTCAAAGCGATTCAGCAGAGCATCCAAATGTCATTGGTCCTATGTTAGTAACTCCTGGTGGAAAGTATGATCATGCAAGACAAATAGAAGCAAATGCACATTGGTTAATGATGCACGAGCATTCATTCAGCATTGTTGAAGAATTTGGTTTTTCATTGATGATAAAGTGCAATAATACAGCTTATGAGAAGATTGGTAGAAAAATGCTGAAAAGTAATTATCTCAAAGTATATGAAGCTGAAAAGAAGAAGTTAAAGGCAAGTTTAAAATATGTGAGTAAAATCAGTTTAACTACTGATTCGTGGAAATCACAGAACCAGAAAATTGAGTATATGGTTATCACAGGTCATTACGTTGACACAAATTGGATACTGCAAAAACGAGTTCTTAGTTTTGTTCATGTTCCTCCACCTCGACGTGGAGTTGATATTGCAGATGCCATTTTCAAATATCTTATTGAATGGGGTATCGAATCAAAGATTTATTCTATATCTGTAGATAATGCATCCTATAATGACTCATGCTTAAGGACATTGAAGGACATGATTTCAAGGCATAGAAAATTGCTTTGTGGAGGAAAGTTGTTTCATGTGCGATGTTGTGCACACATCTTAAACTTACTTATTCAAGATGGATTGGGGGAAATAgcaggaacaattgaaaatataCGTGAGAGTGTGAAGTTTATCAATCAGTCTGAGGCAAGGTTGCGTACATTCTCCAAGATTGTTCAACAATTGCAACTTCCTGggagaaaattgattcttgaatgtCCTACACGATGGAATTCAACTTATCAAATGATATCTACAGCATTGCACTTTAAGGAAGTCTTCCCTCGATTCCAAGATCGTGAGCCAAATTATAGATATCTTCCTGACCACGAAGAATgggataaagtaaaaaaaatagctAAAGTTCTACAAGTGATCAATTGTGCAACCAATATCATATCTGGAAGTAAATATTCTACTGCCAACCTTTATCTTGCTGAGGTATTTCAcattaaattaattttggatgAAGCTGTTAATAGTGGACCTTTTTTCATCAAGGAAATGGCTGCCAAAATGAAACTGAAGTTTGATAAATATTGGAGTGAATGTAACCTTCTCATGGCTGTTGCTACTGTTTTAGATCCCAGATGCAAATTGACAGGTCTTAAAATGTGCTTCCAGCAGATATATAGGCAAGAAGCTACAAGAAATACGACATTGGTGCATCAAATCTTGACAGAAATGTATCAAGAGTATGTCATTCTATCCAACGAGCAAGAAGGATCAACTTCATTGAGTGCAAGTGGCGAAAGTAGTATCAACTCTACAATGAAAAGTTCAAACTCCTCACAAACTGGGTGGTcaataatgataaattttgtaAAGGATGAAGAAGTAGTTCCAACTTTAAAATCTGAGTTAGAGACTTACTTGgatgaacaaaaatattttcaaataaaacaTGATGTAACTAGCTTCAGTGCTTTAGAATGGTGGAAGGTAAATCGTAGAAAATATAGGATATTATCTAGAATGGCAGCTGATGTTCTTGCTATTCCAATATCAACTGTGGCTTCAGAGTCAACTTTTAGTGCTGGTGGAAGGGTAATTGATACATTTCGATCCTCACTAAGTCCGACTACAGTTGAAGCTTTAATTTGTGGAGGAGATTGGCTTCGAGTTTTTTATGGCCTAAGAAACAAGTCTAAGGTTAAAGATAGCTCTATGAAAATTACATTACCAATTTAA